The Acinetobacter sp. GSS19 genome includes a region encoding these proteins:
- a CDS encoding KpsF/GutQ family sugar-phosphate isomerase has product MSNQIDFQKVARETLRLEEQALHVLAEQIDERFSRACEIILQCQGRLVVTGMGKSGHIGRKMAATFASTGTPSFFMHPGEAGHGDLGMLVRGDVLIAISNSGKSDEIMMLMPLIKHLGVPLITISANDTGPMPQNADVALTLGELTEACPLGLAPTSSTTATLALGDALAVALLDARGFTAEDFARSHPAGALGKRLLLHVKHLMHKGAELPKVRPDMPMSKVLYEISDKRLGLTTVVDEHDTLLGIFTDGDLRRMIDRQQGFDINVAVADVMTKKPFTISAEARAVEALELLRDKKINQFVVVDEANKVIGVISMHDLIQAGVN; this is encoded by the coding sequence ATGTCCAATCAGATCGATTTCCAAAAAGTGGCACGCGAAACATTGCGCCTCGAAGAACAAGCCCTGCATGTATTGGCTGAGCAAATTGATGAGCGTTTTAGTCGTGCCTGTGAAATTATTTTGCAGTGCCAAGGCCGTTTGGTCGTGACGGGAATGGGGAAATCCGGTCATATTGGCCGTAAAATGGCGGCAACTTTTGCCTCTACTGGAACACCGTCTTTCTTTATGCATCCTGGCGAAGCAGGACATGGTGATTTGGGGATGCTGGTACGTGGTGATGTCCTGATTGCGATCTCGAACTCTGGTAAAAGTGATGAGATCATGATGTTGATGCCGTTAATCAAGCATCTCGGTGTGCCACTGATTACGATAAGCGCGAATGATACTGGACCGATGCCACAAAATGCCGACGTTGCTTTGACGCTGGGTGAGTTGACCGAGGCTTGTCCACTCGGTTTGGCGCCAACTTCGAGTACCACCGCAACGTTGGCTTTGGGTGATGCATTAGCTGTTGCTTTGCTTGATGCACGCGGTTTTACTGCAGAAGATTTTGCCCGTTCACATCCGGCTGGTGCTCTTGGCAAACGTTTACTTTTGCATGTGAAACATCTGATGCATAAAGGGGCTGAATTGCCAAAAGTCAGACCAGATATGCCAATGAGTAAAGTACTCTACGAAATCAGTGATAAACGTTTGGGTTTAACCACCGTAGTCGATGAACATGACACCTTATTGGGTATTTTCACTGATGGTGATTTACGTCGTATGATTGACCGTCAGCAAGGTTTTGATATCAATGTAGCGGTTGCTGATGTCATGACAAAAAAACCGTTTACAATTTCTGCGGAAGCACGTGCGGTAGAAGCTTTGGAATTACTGCGCGATAAGAAAATTAATCAGTTTGTCGTAGTAGATGAAGCGAATAAAGTCATTGGAGTCATCAGCATGCATGATCTGATTCAAGCAGGGGTAAATTAA
- a CDS encoding KdsC family phosphatase, whose amino-acid sequence MASYVLLEHARHMQALVLDVDGILSDGFITLTNSGDEIKSFDIRDGLGMKLVQQAGMKVIIITGRQSHIVNKRMTDLGVDLIFQGREDKGVALREACAQLNIFPEDCLYMGDDWPDLSAFSIAGMSVTVPNGHVEVRRRADLVTQAMGGRGAVREVCDMLLTAKGVYQELLEKYLAVPH is encoded by the coding sequence ATGGCATCGTATGTATTGTTAGAGCATGCACGTCATATGCAGGCATTGGTTCTGGATGTAGACGGTATTTTAAGTGATGGTTTTATTACCTTAACCAATAGTGGTGATGAAATTAAATCGTTTGATATCCGTGATGGCCTAGGCATGAAGCTGGTACAGCAAGCCGGTATGAAAGTGATTATTATCACTGGACGTCAAAGTCATATCGTTAATAAACGTATGACTGATCTGGGCGTAGACCTGATTTTTCAGGGGCGTGAAGATAAAGGTGTTGCACTGCGTGAAGCCTGTGCACAGCTCAATATCTTTCCTGAAGACTGTCTATATATGGGGGATGACTGGCCAGACCTTTCAGCTTTCTCGATTGCTGGGATGAGCGTGACTGTTCCAAATGGTCATGTAGAAGTGCGACGTCGTGCGGATTTGGTCACTCAAGCTATGGGCGGACGTGGTGCGGTACGTGAAGTTTGTGACATGTTGTTAACAGCTAAGGGTGTTTATCAGGAATTGCTTGAAAAATACTTGGCTGTGCCACATTAA
- the lptC gene encoding LPS export ABC transporter periplasmic protein LptC → MDTKVLYAIAITVATVSGGYYYFSGKSQKLDIESGRNMTYAAQGIQLTQTDEQGNLHVRAKIDRLEQDMQRKTSHLQHLDASLYQQGKVDATFSAQQGNGFNDNEKIVLSGAVVARKFGPQGQLDFRTDELTGYPKLRQIETNHQVVVQSPQAEFISQGLKANLNEGQYEFFNIRGKYAPSS, encoded by the coding sequence ATGGATACCAAAGTTCTCTATGCAATAGCCATTACCGTTGCGACCGTGAGTGGGGGCTATTACTATTTCAGCGGAAAAAGTCAAAAGCTGGACATTGAATCTGGCCGTAATATGACTTATGCCGCACAGGGGATCCAACTCACTCAAACAGACGAGCAAGGCAATTTGCATGTTCGTGCAAAAATTGATCGTCTTGAGCAAGACATGCAGCGCAAAACCTCGCATTTGCAACACTTGGATGCCAGCCTGTATCAGCAGGGCAAAGTGGATGCCACTTTTTCTGCACAACAGGGCAATGGTTTTAATGACAATGAAAAAATTGTCTTGAGCGGAGCTGTGGTTGCTCGCAAGTTTGGCCCCCAAGGACAACTGGATTTCCGGACCGATGAGTTAACTGGTTATCCAAAACTCCGCCAGATTGAGACCAATCACCAGGTCGTGGTGCAGTCGCCACAGGCTGAATTCATCAGTCAGGGGCTTAAAGCCAATTTAAATGAAGGGCAGTACGAGTTTTTTAATATTCGAGGAAAGTATGCACCAAGTTCATAA
- a CDS encoding IMPACT family protein, which produces MPFTLAYPVQFEEEIKKSRFQAMAVPVDSEQAVKDFLEENKDPTTTHQCWAWKIGHQVRFNDDGEPSGTAGRPILATIEGNELTNVLVLVNRWYGGIKLGTGGLVRAYGGCAGQCLKLAEKIELILKKQVAFHCHFNEWAILQYELTQQQIDYQEHYEADGVRIEALMQLHQIEPFALKIRDITRGRESLKIMEDEEND; this is translated from the coding sequence ATGCCATTCACGCTTGCTTATCCTGTTCAGTTTGAAGAAGAAATCAAAAAAAGCCGTTTTCAGGCGATGGCTGTGCCTGTTGACAGTGAGCAAGCGGTGAAAGACTTTCTTGAAGAAAACAAAGATCCTACCACCACACATCAGTGCTGGGCCTGGAAAATTGGTCATCAGGTACGCTTTAATGATGATGGGGAACCCTCAGGTACAGCGGGACGTCCAATTTTAGCTACGATTGAAGGCAATGAACTGACTAATGTGCTGGTCTTGGTCAACCGCTGGTATGGTGGCATTAAGTTGGGAACGGGTGGATTGGTTCGCGCTTATGGTGGCTGTGCAGGGCAATGTTTGAAACTGGCAGAAAAAATCGAGCTTATTCTGAAAAAACAGGTTGCATTTCATTGCCATTTCAATGAATGGGCCATTTTGCAGTATGAATTGACCCAGCAGCAAATCGACTATCAGGAACACTACGAAGCCGATGGGGTGAGGATTGAAGCTCTAATGCAACTCCATCAAATTGAACCGTTTGCTTTAAAAATTCGGGATATCACGCGTGGTCGTGAGTCGTTAAAAATCATGGAAGATGAAGAAAATGACTGA
- the lptA gene encoding lipopolysaccharide transport periplasmic protein LptA codes for MHQVHKSSLFNAFLKKAAFVGCMTAFATAAWALPSDRNQQISLVADRATYNEQSGVTTYSGNVVIEQGTMRLQADSIVAKLNANREISTITATGRPAKFQQQIDVKKGLARGQAQKIVYDASTGIITLSGGAYLVQDGASIRGSTLRYSMNKGDIEATGGTNGTGKGRVQIIIPPSASKTFPGARD; via the coding sequence ATGCACCAAGTTCATAAATCATCATTATTCAACGCTTTCCTGAAAAAAGCGGCTTTTGTGGGATGCATGACCGCGTTTGCTACGGCTGCCTGGGCTTTACCATCGGATCGTAACCAGCAAATCTCTTTGGTGGCGGATCGTGCGACCTATAATGAGCAAAGCGGTGTAACGACTTATAGTGGCAATGTGGTGATTGAACAGGGCACCATGCGCTTGCAGGCCGATTCGATTGTAGCGAAGTTAAATGCGAATCGTGAGATTAGTACAATTACGGCTACAGGACGTCCGGCAAAATTCCAGCAGCAGATTGATGTGAAAAAAGGCTTGGCACGCGGTCAGGCACAAAAGATTGTTTATGATGCCTCAACGGGTATTATTACCCTATCGGGTGGCGCTTATCTTGTTCAGGATGGGGCAAGTATTCGCGGTTCAACCTTACGCTATAGTATGAACAAGGGCGATATCGAAGCAACGGGTGGAACAAATGGTACAGGTAAAGGTCGTGTACAAATTATTATTCCGCCGTCAGCGAGCAAGACCTTCCCGGGAGCACGTGATTAA
- a CDS encoding acyltransferase produces the protein MTEADPLLKYREQHQHRLNYMPWLYYSLKPKHRAWAEAWQKDYQAYLMEMETVEIGENCFISPLAHIFAEPGRKIIVGDNTFIAADCTLHGPLTIGREVAINHHCILDGGRAGIILHDQVRIAAYSHLYAFDHGMDLQQPIYQQAVRSQGIEIGRDVWLGAHVGIKDGVHIGEQAIVGMNSMVCKDVEPRQIVAGNPAQFIRWRE, from the coding sequence ATGACTGAAGCCGATCCTCTATTAAAATATCGTGAACAGCATCAGCATCGTCTGAATTATATGCCTTGGCTGTATTATTCACTTAAGCCCAAACATCGTGCTTGGGCAGAAGCTTGGCAAAAAGACTACCAAGCCTATTTGATGGAAATGGAAACCGTAGAGATTGGAGAGAACTGCTTTATCTCACCGCTCGCGCATATATTTGCCGAACCTGGCCGAAAAATCATCGTTGGTGACAACACTTTTATTGCAGCAGATTGTACCTTGCATGGTCCATTAACGATTGGTCGTGAAGTCGCGATCAACCATCACTGTATTCTTGATGGTGGTCGTGCAGGTATCATCCTGCATGATCAGGTGCGTATTGCCGCCTATAGTCATTTATACGCCTTCGACCATGGCATGGATCTGCAACAGCCCATCTATCAGCAAGCTGTCCGCTCACAAGGCATTGAAATTGGACGAGATGTCTGGCTTGGAGCACATGTCGGCATTAAAGATGGTGTCCATATCGGGGAGCAGGCGATTGTTGGCATGAATAGCATGGTCTGTAAGGATGTTGAGCCACGCCAGATTGTGGCGGGAAATCCGGCACAATTTATTCGCTGGCGTGAATAA
- the cysS gene encoding cysteine--tRNA ligase — protein sequence MQPFVLYNSEQRKKVEFVPRVEGHIDMYVCGMTVYDYCHIGHARVMVAFDYIIRFLRSQGWQVKYVRNITDIDDKIIKRANENGETIQALTDRFIQAMNDDAHHLGCLDPDESPRATEYIDQMQSMIGTLVNKGAAYPADNGDVYFQVDQFAKYGRLSGRKLDDMQAGASERVDVEVEKKHPFDFVLWKHAKENEPFWNSPWGKGRPGWHIECSAMSTCCLGNHFDIHGGGSDLLFPHHENEIAQSEAATGEQYVNYWMHVGFINVDGEKMSKSLGNFFTIRDVMEKFHPEVIRYFIVSSHYRSPINFSDTALKEAKTTLSRFYHSFKAYQQVYGEKKVETLNQELVERFNSAMRDDFNTAEAIAVLFEINKELNRAVKEQQAEQAAVYYSTLRHLTNILGIVQHPVEEFLKSDIGQETLGLSEAEIEDLIQQRVDAKKAKDFAKADGIRQSLLEQGVVLEDTRQGTIWRRAD from the coding sequence ATGCAGCCTTTTGTTCTATACAACTCAGAGCAACGTAAAAAAGTTGAATTTGTCCCTCGCGTCGAAGGTCATATCGACATGTATGTTTGCGGTATGACGGTTTATGATTACTGTCATATTGGCCACGCTCGAGTCATGGTTGCATTTGACTACATCATCCGCTTTTTGCGTAGTCAGGGTTGGCAAGTCAAATATGTGCGCAACATTACAGATATTGACGACAAAATTATCAAACGTGCCAATGAAAATGGCGAAACCATTCAGGCCCTGACCGACCGTTTTATTCAGGCCATGAATGATGATGCTCATCATTTGGGTTGTCTGGATCCGGATGAATCTCCTCGCGCGACCGAATATATTGATCAGATGCAAAGCATGATTGGCACTTTAGTTAATAAAGGTGCTGCTTATCCGGCAGACAATGGTGACGTATACTTCCAGGTCGACCAATTTGCCAAATATGGTCGTTTATCGGGTCGTAAACTCGATGATATGCAAGCAGGTGCCTCAGAACGCGTCGATGTCGAAGTCGAGAAAAAACACCCGTTTGACTTTGTACTTTGGAAACATGCCAAAGAAAACGAACCGTTCTGGAATTCCCCTTGGGGCAAAGGCCGTCCGGGCTGGCATATTGAGTGTTCTGCAATGTCCACTTGCTGCCTAGGCAATCATTTTGACATTCATGGCGGTGGTAGCGATCTACTGTTCCCGCACCATGAGAATGAAATTGCACAAAGCGAAGCGGCGACTGGTGAGCAATATGTTAATTACTGGATGCATGTCGGCTTCATCAATGTCGATGGCGAAAAAATGTCGAAGTCACTGGGGAATTTCTTCACCATCCGTGACGTGATGGAGAAATTCCATCCTGAAGTAATCCGCTACTTTATTGTTTCTTCACATTATCGTAGCCCGATCAATTTCTCGGATACAGCGTTAAAAGAAGCCAAAACGACCTTGAGTCGTTTCTACCATTCATTCAAGGCCTACCAGCAAGTGTATGGCGAAAAAAAAGTTGAAACTCTAAATCAAGAACTGGTTGAACGTTTCAATAGCGCAATGCGTGATGACTTTAATACCGCAGAAGCAATTGCTGTACTGTTTGAAATCAATAAAGAACTGAACCGTGCAGTCAAAGAGCAGCAAGCTGAACAAGCAGCAGTGTATTACTCTACTCTACGCCATCTCACCAACATTCTCGGCATTGTGCAGCATCCAGTTGAAGAGTTCTTAAAATCAGATATTGGTCAAGAAACTTTAGGCTTGTCAGAAGCTGAAATTGAAGATCTAATCCAACAACGTGTTGATGCAAAAAAAGCCAAAGACTTCGCGAAAGCAGATGGAATTCGTCAATCTTTGCTTGAGCAAGGTGTTGTTCTGGAAGATACCCGTCAGGGTACCATCTGGCGTCGTGCCGATTAA
- the lptB gene encoding LPS export ABC transporter ATP-binding protein gives MEQSLQQPQTLCIKHLAKNYSKRWVVQDVSFTMQSGQIVGLLGPNGAGKTTSFYMVVGLVRMDKGEIHLDDLDLSDLAMHERARKGIGYLPQEASIFRKLTIAENIMAILETRKDLNKQQRQQRLDELLHDFKITHIKDSLGMSVSGGERRRAEIARALAANPKFMLLDEPFAGVDPISVGDIKEIIRGLKNRGIGVLITDHNVRDTLAICEKAYIISEGAVIAEGTSQEILDNETVRQVYLGKDFTV, from the coding sequence ATGGAACAATCACTTCAGCAACCACAAACCTTATGTATCAAGCATCTTGCAAAAAATTACAGTAAACGCTGGGTCGTGCAAGATGTTTCCTTTACCATGCAAAGCGGCCAGATTGTTGGACTGTTGGGACCAAACGGTGCAGGAAAAACCACGAGTTTTTATATGGTGGTCGGACTGGTGCGGATGGATAAAGGCGAGATTCATCTGGATGATCTGGATTTATCTGATCTCGCGATGCATGAGCGTGCCCGCAAAGGAATTGGTTATTTACCGCAGGAAGCGTCGATTTTCCGTAAATTGACCATTGCTGAAAATATTATGGCAATTCTGGAAACCCGCAAAGATCTCAATAAACAGCAACGTCAGCAACGTTTAGACGAGCTGTTGCACGATTTTAAAATTACCCATATTAAAGATTCTCTGGGTATGAGTGTTTCCGGTGGTGAGCGCCGTCGTGCTGAAATTGCGCGTGCCTTGGCTGCTAATCCGAAATTCATGTTGCTGGATGAACCTTTTGCTGGTGTTGACCCGATTTCTGTCGGCGATATCAAAGAAATTATCCGTGGTCTGAAAAATCGTGGTATCGGCGTTTTGATTACCGATCATAATGTTCGTGATACGCTAGCGATTTGTGAAAAGGCTTATATCATCAGTGAAGGTGCGGTGATTGCAGAAGGCACATCACAAGAAATCCTGGACAACGAAACTGTCCGTCAGGTGTACTTAGGTAAAGATTTTACAGTTTAA